One stretch of Myxocyprinus asiaticus isolate MX2 ecotype Aquarium Trade chromosome 23, UBuf_Myxa_2, whole genome shotgun sequence DNA includes these proteins:
- the LOC127413635 gene encoding uncharacterized protein LOC127413635, translating to MILCSHMSFAVLYCILWLTVPVLLRSEFKVAYVTERSVYMCTCAQDLSFCEKMNSNECNNCKNQSLVLQEAESPSPVQKKHLTVWYTSPLNVALLLNNSEVRHLSLVQCKPTVDQPISFDYFTVQRLETLTVTYPFWKPGWGYNITIGKDRGAPYHEEARIAIIHTSVLTGKTELKSYTVQTKVDHNGMISFPDIFITRNGLSEMSRIFVTFLY from the coding sequence ATGATCCTGTGTAGTCACATGTCTTTTGCAGTGCTGTACTGCATACTGTGGCTCACTGTGCCTGTCCTCCTGCGCTCTGAATTCAAGGTGGCCTACGTTACCGAGCGCAGTGTGTACATGTGCACGTGCGCGCAGGATCTCAGCTTCTGTGAGAAAATGAACTCCAACGAATGCAACAACTGCAAGAACCAATCGCTTGTGCTTCAGGAGGCTGAGAGCCCCAGCCCGGTGCAAAAGAAGCACCTGACGGTCTGGTACACCTCACCCCTTAACGTGGCCCTGCTGTTGAACAACTCAGAAGTTAGGCACCTGTCGTTGGTCCAGTGCAAGCCCACTGTTGACCAGCCTATCTCATTTGACTACTTCACAGTGCAGCGCCTGGAGACTCTAACAGTCACCTATCCATTCTGGAAGCCTGGCTGGGGTTATAATATCACCATAGGCAAGGACAGGGGTGCCCCATACCATGAGGAAGCGAGAATCGCAATCATTCACACCTCTGTGTTGACTGGAAAAACAGAGCTAAAGTCCTACACTGTTCAAACCAAAGTGGACCACAACGGCATGATCTCCTTCCCAGACATTTTCATAACTCGCAATGGGCTTTCGGAAATGTCCAGGATATTTGTCACTTTTCTGTACTGA